A single window of Aspergillus flavus chromosome 4, complete sequence DNA harbors:
- a CDS encoding cation transport protein-domain-containing protein: MFSSFIRGVSSLKSQVPLLKNLHLNYILIHYTYIIAMSIITSIIIYPGNDLAYIDALFFAAGAATQSGLNTVDFNLLRTYQQVILYWVSMLTTPIFINTVLVFVRLYWFEKRFQHVVRDARALRQTRSRMRTISEDKDNQTHDREEAGVGGRAIVVLRNNQGDAPGREQQDAIYKTPSDSESGPSSSAARDESGNTSEQETDPNNNLKRGFGSLRVPAQLSPEQHIAFLENQRKPKGALRIPSPREYDRGGVPEALEEGEGEGAEAARQTSNLSDEPPSPRHVEEDDQVGPMEGPHITINEPDMIRTRTRNSTFPRLDTRPTVRETRDFGDPSPLARTTTRRPTFTDRNTLPYLSWNATVGRNSQFVDLTEEQRDELGGIEYRALKTLAVVLISYYVFFHLLGVVCLVPWIMTTRWGAVVTNIGQGRPWWAIFTAASSFNDVGFSITPDSMSSFQEAVFPLLLLAFLIIIGNTGFPCMLRLIIWLLSKFARKESPLWEELRFLLDHPRRCFTLLFPRNATWWLFAILVALNGIDLIFFIILDLKDSAVTSLSTGIKILDGLYQAACTRTAGFSVVSISELHPAVQVSYMIMMYISVFPIAISLRRTNVYEEQSLGVYPAEEDDNEDNQTAPSYIGAHLRRQLSFDLWYVFLGLFIITIVEGGRLQRQDDYSFQIWSVLFEVVSAYGTVGLSMGYPGVNASFASQFQTLSKLVIIAMQVRGRHRGLPYSLDRAILLPSEALNHHEIADAERRMRRRASSLSQIYSCLYHFSKDLKRPLGQAPSSKAHRILPQSHTANSPSLPVPLFTR, translated from the exons ATGTTCTCCTCTTTCATTCGCGGGGTATCCTCGCTCAAGTCGCAGGTGCCACTATTAAAGAACCTTCACCTCAACTACATCTTGATACACTATACTTATATCATTGCGATGAGCATAATCACCTCGATTATCATTTACCCAGGAAACGACCTCGCCTACATCGAtgctctcttcttcgcagcGGGGGCCGCCACGCAGAGTGGACTGAATACCGTCGACTTCAACCTGCTAAGGACATACCAGCAGGTGATCCTCTACTGGGTCTCCATGCTGACAACTCCCATTTTCATCAATACCGTTCTCGTCTTTGTCCGACTGTACTGGTTTGAGAAGCGGTTTCAGCACGTGGTGCGTGATGCTCGAGCTTTGCGCCAGACCCGATCCAGAATGCGGACCATTAGCGAAGACAAGGATAACCAGACTCATGACCGTGAGGAGGCCGGTGTTGGGGGTCGCGCCATTGTGGTGTTGCGCAATAACCAGGGAGACGCCCCGGGCCGGGAGCAACAAGACGCTATCTACAAAACACCCTCCGACAGTGAGTCGGGGCCCAGTTCGTCAGCGGCCAGAGATGAGAGTGGCAATACCTCTGAGCAAGAAACCGACCCGAACAACAACTTGAAGCGAGGGTTTGGGAGTCTCCGGGTTCCAGCCCAGTTGAGCCCCGAACAGCACATTGCCTTCTTGGAGAACCAAAGGAAGCCCAAGGGTGCGTTGAGAATTCCCAGTCCAAGGGAATATGATCGTGGTGGCGTTCCCGAGGCCctggaagaaggggaaggtgAAGGAGCAGAAGCCGCTCGCCAGACCAGCAATCTATCCGACGAGCCACCGAGCCCACGCCatgtggaggaggatgaccaGGTAGGACCGATGGAGGGTCCGCATATCACCATCAATGAGCCGGATATGATCCGGACACGGACGAGGAATTCCACCTTCCCCCGGCTAGATACCCGTCCTACCGTGCGCGAGACGAGGGACTTCGGCGATCCGTCGCCTCTTGCTCGCACCACCACCCGGAGACCCACGTTCACCG ACCGGAACACGCTTCCATATCTGAGCTGGAATGCAACGGTCGGTCGTAATTCCCAGTTCGTTGATTTGACTGAGGAACAACGTGATGAGCTAGGAGGCATCGAATATCGGGCACTCAAAACATTGGCGGTCGTGTTGATCTCGTACTATGTCTTCTTTCACCTGCTGGGGGTCGTCTGCCTAGTGCCATGGATCATGACGACCCGTTGGGGTGCGGTTGTCACCAATATCGGGCAAGGTCGACCTTGGTGGGCGATCTTCACGGCTGCGTCCTCTTTCAACGACGTGGGGTTCTCCATCACCCCTGACTCGATGAGCTCCTTCCAGGAAGCCGTTTTTCCCCTGCTTCTGTTGGCATTCCTCATCATTATCGGCAACACAGGCTTCCCCTGTATGTTGCGATTGATCATTTGGCTGTTGTCCAAGTTTGCGCGAAAAGAATCTCCCTTGTGGGAGGAGTTGAGGTTTCTCTTAGATCACCCTCGTCGCTGTTTcacccttctcttcccccgTAATGCTACCTGGTGGCTGTTCGCGATCCTAGTGGCGTTGAACGGGATTGATCTGATCTTTTTCATTATTCTGGACTTGAAAGATTCGGCGGTCACCTCATTATCTACCGGTATCAAAATTCTAGACGGCCTTTACCAGGCCGCGTGCACACGTACTGCAGGCTTTTCTGTTGTCAGCATATCCGAATTACATCCCGCTGTCCAGGTGTCCTACATGATCATGATGTATATTTCCGTTTTTCCGATTGCCATCTCTCTCCGGCGAACCAATGTCTATGAAGAGCAGAGTCTTGGAGTCTACCCtgcagaggaagatgacaacGAGGACAACCAGACCGCGCCGAGTTATATTGGAGCTCACTTGCGGCGGCAGCTAAGTTTCGACTTGTGGTACGTGTTCTTGGGCTTGTTCATCATCACTATTGTAGAAGGAGGGCGCCTGCAGCGCCAGGACGATTACTCGTTTCAAATCTGGTCTGTGCTTTTCGAGGTCGTCTCCGCCTATGGCACTGTCGGTTTATCCATGGGGTACCCAGGAGTCAATGCATCTTTCGCGAGTCAGTTCCAAACACTGTCCAAGTTAGTTATCATCGCCATGCAAGTCCGTGGTCGGCATCGTGGTCTCCCCTACTCACTGGACCGTGCCATCCTGCTTCCATCCGAGGCTTTGAACCACCATGAAATTGCGGATGCAGAGCGTCGAATGCGCCGCCGTGCCTCCAGTCTCAGCCAGAT ATATTCGTGCCTGTACCACTTCTCCAAAGATCTAAAAAGGCCCCTCGGACAAGCACCTTCCTCTAAAGCCCATCGAATCTTGCCTCAGAGCCATACAGCCAATAGTCCATCTTTACCAGTTCCTCTATTTACCCGATAG
- a CDS encoding concanavalin A-like lectin/glucanase domain-containing protein, protein MTVKAYHTPADDFSRYGGATAHLPKLEVNGLQHAGPPPGPGAKYTPPQPGPAQPWYNPRGWSLRTKLIAGVVGVAVVVAVIVGAVEGTKANRYPDYTKLNYQLVDTYSGTNFLDRFDYYHGEDPTEGFVQYVDQAAANALNLTYATDSSVVLRVDTSNKNAVKGRQSVRLESKTGYDNGLFVFDILHTPYGCGTWPALWLTDTYNWPDNGEIDVLETTNNAPEGNAVTLHTTRGCNMNVRRKQTGDTVYTTCDNSTNGNAGCGVQGSPDSYGEPFNNNGGGVYALELRDAGIRAWMFPRDSIPDDITNSSSSPDPSTWGTALADFPNTDCDIPSHFRNQSIIANIDLCGTLGAQKQFYTEQSHCPGTCNNFVATNPSAFTEAYWEFKSFKVYQAR, encoded by the exons ATGACAGTAAAAGCATACCACACACCCGCAGATGATTTCTCGCGATACGGAGGAGCTACAGCTCACCTCCCCAAGCTCGAAGTCAACGGTCTCCAACATGCGGGGCCCCCTCCGGGCCCAGGCGCCAAGTACACACCTCCGCAGCCTGGACCCGCCCAGCCCTGGTACAACCCACGCGGCTGGTCACTGCGCACCAAACTCATCGCAGGCGTCGTAGGCGTTGCAGTAGTCGTGGCTGTCATTGTGGGAGCCGTCGAGGGCACAAAGGCTAATCGCTATCCGGACTATACGAAACTCAATTACCAGCTGGTAGATACGTATTCGGGAACAAACTTTCTCGACCGCTTTGACTATTACCATGGCGAGGACCCTACCGAGGGGTTTGTCCA ATATGTGGATCAAGCGGCGGCAAATGCGCTGAATCTCACCTATGCTACCGATTCATCTGTCGTACTGAGGGTGGATACCTCGAATAAGAATGCAGTTAAAGGTCGACAGTCTGTGCGGCTGGAGTCAAAGACCGGGTACGATAATGGTCTGTTCGTCTTTGACATCCTTCATACGCCCTATGGCTGTGGTACGTGGCCAGCGTTGTGGTTGACGGATACATACAATTGGCCAGACAACGGAGAAATTGATGTCCTGGAGACGACCAATAATGCTCCCGAAGGCAATGCCGTCACATTGCACACAACACGTGGCTGCAATATGAACGTCAGGCGGAAGCAGACTGGTGATACGGTGTATACAACCTGCGACAACAGCACCAACGGCAACGCAGGGTGCGGCGTCCAAGGATCACCAGACAGCTATGGCGAGCCTTTTAACAACAACGGCGGAGGT GTCTACGCGCTGGAACTGCGAGACGCCGGCATCCGCGCCTGGATGTTCCCACGAGACTCCATCCCAGACGACATCACGAATTCAAGCAGCTCCCCAGACCCATCCACCTGGGGCACCGCGTTAGCTGACTTCCCCAACACCGACTGCGATATTCCATCGCATTTCCGCAATCAAAGCATCATTGCTAACATCGACCTGTGCGGTACGCTCGGCGCTCAGAAGCAGTTCTACACAGAACAATCTCATTGTCCGGGCACGTGCAATAATTTTGTCGCAACGAACCCATCGGCCTTTACAGAGGCTTACTGGGAATTCAAAAGTTTCAAAGTCTACCAGGCTCGGTAG